Genomic segment of Colletotrichum destructivum chromosome 5, complete sequence:
CTCGCCGGGCCGACGCCCACCAAATGCCCCCGTTTCGATCTCGACACCACCACGTTCGTgcctccgccgccccagCTCATCAACAGCCCCATCTGCGAGGTCATCACAGTCCGCCACTGCACCGGCGACCCGAAGTTGATGGCGGAGACGCTCAAGAAGGCGGAGGCCCTGCCCGGATGCTACTCCGCCCACTCGGGGATCGGGGCGACGGATACACCCGACCAGGGCACCGTGTGGATCGGGTTCGTCGGGTGGAGGGACTACGAGTCAAGCGAGGAGGCTGACAAGTCCATTTACATGCCTCACGGAATGGGAGAGCTTGAGAGCCACcacatcaacttcaacttcCCCATCAAGGGGTTTTCCGTCACCAACCCTGGTAGATAAGCGGCTCTACGGGGCTATCAAGAACCATAGCCAGCCTTAAGATTTTGTAGTAGCAATATTCCATAGCAGGTTTCACATCTGTGACATTCCGTGTGGGGGGCTGGACGTCGTTGGTGTATGTTTGAAGCAGCCAAAAAGGATCGAAGCCCCCCAGTCGCAACTCTAGTAACAGCAGACGATGTGATTTAATCCAATAGGGTAACAGAAGACGTCTAGTTACGACATGTAACGTACTCGAAGCATAAAGAATCCTCAGGTTGAACGTCTACGGCAAAGGTGAATCGGTCGTCGGTATCTGACTTGATATCCCGAAGCCAGCACCATGGGGTTTCCGAGCCAAGCCAAGATCCAATAAGCTTTCATCACGCGTTTACTCGAGAAACTCCTGCTCGGAAACACACAACTCATGCAGTTCCTCACCAGCAACGATACATGGCACTGATGCTGCATGTTGGTGAAGCACACGGAATCCGCCTCGGAGGCCTCGCTGCCCGCCAATAACCCGTGATCCAATTGatccacggcggcgtcgggcaCCCGATTTACGTTGACGTTCGCAAGGAAGGTGACGAGGCTCTCCCTGATCTCTCTGCGCATGTTGAAGATTTCATTGACGATGTAGATGACAGCGACGGCAGCGTGGTACGGCTTCTGCTTTTCGGCGGACGCCATGGCCTCCAGAAGGttgatgccgttggcgagCTGGAGGTTTACGGCGACAGGCATGATGCACGAGGAAGCCTCGCGCGAGCTGATATACTAGAGACACATACGTGATTCCCTCATCCTTGAAACAAACTTGTTCTGTCTCAAGATTCTCAAGCGGGGAATATGGGTTCCAGAGCAAGAGCCTAACCATGATGGCTGGTCACCACTGGTGTCGGCGCAAGGCCCCGTTTCTTGCGATGAGTGTACAATAACCTCCTCAACCCTCGAAAATCGGCGAACTTCCAATTCCATGAGAACTGTAAGCAGATGAACACTTGGGGCACAGCATTGAATGGATGTCTGTAGCGTTGGCGCAGCGGTGATAGCCCACCACGCCCATGGCCAATTTCCAGTTCGGCTCTCGTTAGCAAACAAGCACAACCAGCCCCCACAGACCAATGAGTACAGATTCTTGCCAGCCTAGAAGAGTGTCCCAAGTGGCCTGGTGCTGCTTTGACTTGGTTCACCGACATTTCCCTCTTCGATCTcacctctttctctctttgcTCCTTAGCTGGCTATCCTTGACCATTTCAAACAACGGAGCAGGCAATTGCGCGACGCGACGATGGACAACCCAACTTTTGCAACCGACTTGACACGCTGGCGTCTCTCGAGCCAGAATGGGATTCATTGTTGGAGATATCTGACCAAGAgtgatggcgacgagccCAAGCAAACCGAGGTCGACCAGTACCTGCTGGGGATTTTACATCatgagaagaaggcggccgggCGCTCTGAGGCCCGCTCCTTCGAAGACAGCGCCCGCGATGGTTTCATCTTCTTCACGCGTCTGCAGCTTGCCGAGGGCCATTGGGCATGCGACTACGGTAGCCCAAGCTTCCTGCTCCCCggtctcgtcttcgccatgTTCATCACAGGCACCGAGTTTCCCAAAGAGTCGAAAGTCGAAATGGCCCGGTACCTCGAGAAGCACGCGAACGAGGACGGAGGCTGGGGTCTACATGTCGAAGGCAAGTCGACCGTCTTCGCGACTGGCCTGTACTATGTCATGCTTCGACTCCTTGGCATCGACCGGCATCACCCTTTGGCCAGCAGGGTAAGGGACTGCCTGCTCTCGTTGGGCGGCGCCACTGGAATCCCGCAATGGGGCAAGATATGGCTCGCCTGTCTCAACCTCTACGACTGGGAGGGCATCAACTGCATTCCCGTCGATTTCTGGCTGCTCCCCGCCTGGCTACCGTTCCATCCTTCGCGGTGGTGGGTGCAGTGCCATGTCGTTCATCTCCCGACCTCGTACCTCTGGTCCAACCGCTGCACCATACCATTGACGCCGCTCCTTTCCGAGCTCCGGCGAGAGATATACACCGAGCAGTTTGGTAAAATCAACTTTTCATGGTGAGTGGTTACAGGAAGCAGTTGAGGGTGTCTTCAATCAGACGTGGTGAGTCTACGATATGCTTATTTGCAAGTCGTGGTGAACAAACGGGAGACTAACTTACGGGGAAGCA
This window contains:
- a CDS encoding Putative terpenoid cyclases/protein prenyltransferase alpha-alpha toroid, whose amino-acid sequence is MDNPTFATDLTRWRLSSQNGIHCWRYLTKSDGDEPKQTEVDQYLLGILHHEKKAAGRSEARSFEDSARDGFIFFTRLQLAEGHWACDYGSPSFLLPGLVFAMFITGTEFPKESKVEMARYLEKHANEDGGWGLHVEGKSTVFATGLYYVMLRLLGIDRHHPLASRVRDCLLSLGGATGIPQWGKIWLACLNLYDWEGINCIPVDFWLLPAWLPFHPSRWWVQCHVVHLPTSYLWSNRCTIPLTPLLSELRREIYTEQFGKINFSCMIGYPNYKFYFPVMALDAYKRMYLPKINVAKQ